The following DNA comes from Anaerostipes rhamnosivorans.
ACTGTTATATTGAGTTGTGGGCTAAGATAACGGAATAATAAAAATAGATTCAATTATAAGGAAGAATACTTAAGTAATTGACGTTCTTTGTCGGACGTTCCATATTTTGATTTACAGAATTCTACAAATTTAAAACGATATGATTGTCTTTATGAAGAATAAAGATCGAACAAAACTAAATAACTATTACAAAAGAGAAGGTGATAGTTTGACTGCAGGAACAATGGATAAGATATATGAAAACAGGAGAAGCGTTAAATGTACCATCATTCTCCGAATCTAGTTTTAGGCTTTCATGGATGTACAAAGGGAACATGCTGATTATAAATTAATTTAATATTTTTAAGAGAACAGGGATTCCAAGTTTTTTATTTAGAATCCCTGTTCTTTTTATGATCTATTATGAAGGAAGGTCAGCGTTTCCTCACTGCCGTGTCCTGAAAACAGAAGTAGTCGGGACGGTGTCTGGACTGGGTATACTCAAACATGACTCCATCCGAATTAAACGTCTGGCTGGTGATGACGGCCAGACAGTGATAATCCCCCAGTTCCATATATTTTTCATCAATCTGGGTGCTGTGTTCCACTGTCATTTTCCGTTTGCTTGTGACGATCTGCATGCCCAGCTCTTGTTCAATATAATCATAGACAGAGTGCTCAGCGATTTCTTTTGTGAGTCCCGGAACCGCGGATTTTAAGAACATGTTTACGTCCAGGATCAGGGCTTTTTTGTCCAGATACCGGACCCGCTGGATATAATAAAGCTCACTTCCCTTTAAAAAACCTGTCTTCTTGGAGATTCTCTCATCAGCAAGAAGCTCTGTAAAAAGAACCACTTTAGTGAAAGCGTTTCTGTGGTTGCGCGCCGCGGACTCTTTGAAGGACTCGATCCCTCCGATGGTGAAGGAGGTCTGGTCCACTGGCTGATAGATGACACGGACACCCTTTCCGTGCATTGACTGAACATAACCTGATTCGGCCAGGAGCTTGACTGCACGGCGTATGGTGTTGCGGGAACAGCCGTAGATCTCAACCATCGTATTTTCAGAAGGGAGCAGTTCCTGGTAAATGTACTGCTGTGCTTCTATTTTCTCTTTTAGGTCTTTATATATAGTCTCAAATATTGATTTTGGCATGACAATCCCCCTACTTGTTTAAACATCTATCCTTATTATAGACAATCTCCGACGTATGTCAAACAAGAAAAATAAAAAAGATGATTGACTTGTTTAAACAAGTGTGGTATAAATAAAACATGGAACTTGTTTAAACAAGTACGGATTGTAGGAGGAAAGGAAATGGGTAAGTATTCACAGGATGCAAAAGAGCTTCTTAGGCTGGTGGGAGGTAAGTCCAATATCGCGGCTGTCACCCACTGTGTGACGCGAATGAGGTTTGTGCTTAACGACCCCGGCAAAGCCGATGTTAAAAACATCGAGTCCATGAAAACAGTCAAGGGAACCTTTACACAGGCAGGTCAGTTCCAGGTCATCATCGGAAACGCTGTCTCAGAGTTTTATAAGGATTTTACTGAGGAAGCGGGAATCGAAGGTGTGTCCAAGGACTCAGTGAAACAGGCGGCCAAGAAAAACCAGAATCTGCTGCAGAGAGGGGTAGCCGTGGTAGCAGAGATCTTTGCCCCTCTGATTCCGGCCATTATCGTGGGAGGTCTCATCCTCGGATTCAGAAACTGTATTGACAGCATGTATATTTTTGAAAATGGCACGAAGACACTCTGTGATATCAGCCAGTTCTGGAAGGGGATTGACAGTTTTCTCTGGCTGATCGGTGAGGCAGTCTTTCATATGCTTCCTGTGGGAATCTGCTGGTCTGTCACAAAGAAGATGGGAACCACGCAGATGCTCGGTATTGTCCTCGGTTTAACCCTTGTGTCCGGACAGCTTTTGAACGCCTACTCTGTGGCCTCCACAGCGGCGGCAGACATTCCATTCTGGGATTTTGGGTTCTTTAAGGTAGACATGATCGGATACCAGGCACAGGTGCTTCCAGCCATCCTCGCGGCCCTGACACTGGTCTATCTGGAACGGTTTTTTAGAAAGATCACGCCGCAGGTAGTGTCCATGATCGTTGTTCCGTTTTTCAGCTTAGTGCTCTCTGTGATCGCGGCCCATTTTATCCTCGGACCGATCGGGTGGAAGATCGGATCAGCCATTTCCAGCGTGGTATATGCAGGGATTACGGGATCCTTTAAGGTTGTGTTCGGCGCGGTTTTTGGGTTTGTCTATGCGCCGCTTGTGATCACTGGACTCCATCATATGACCAATGCCATTGATCTTCAGCTGATCGCTGACTATAAGGGAACAATGCTCTGGCCTATGATCGCTTTGTCCAATATCGCACAGGGATCTGCGGTTCTGGCCATGTGTTTCCTTCAGAGAAAGAAGGCGGATGCCCAGGAAGTTAATGTCCCGGCATGCGTATCCTGTTACCTGGGTGTCACGGAGCCTGCTATTTTCGGAGTTAATTTAAAATACGCATTCCCGTTTGTGTGCGGAATGATAGGATCTTCTGTTGCTGCGGTCATCAGTGTGGCAACCAAAACTGCGGCAAATGCCATCGGAGTGGGAGGTATCCCCGGTATCTTATCCATCAAACCGGCGTCTATGCTGTCCTTTGCGGCAGGCATGGCAGCGGCAGTTGTCATTCCGTTTATTTTGACACTGATCGTGGGAAAGAAAAAGGGGATTGGCGCAGAACAGGAAGAAGAAACCAAGACAGAAGTAGAAACAGATTTAAAGGCATATGTAAGCGGGAAAGTGATCCCTCTTAAGGACGTAAAGGACGGCGTATTTTCTGAAGGGGTCATGGGAGAAGGACTTGCGGTCCTGCCGGATGAAGGAACCGTGTATGCCCCGGCGTCAGGGACCATATCGGTTGTAATGGAAGAATCCAAACATGCCTGCGGGATTTCTCTGGAAAACGGCATGGAACTCCTGCTTCACATTGGAATTGACACAGTTGCCATGGGAGGCGCCGGATTTGAATATAGGATCACCCAGGGGCAGAAGGTGAAGGCCGGGGATCCGCTGATCAAATTTGACCGGGAGAAGATCAAAAAGGCAGGATACTCAGACGCAGTCATCTGTGTGATGCCGGAACAGGGAAATACAGAAAACCTTAAAATCTATACTGGAATGCAGGCAAAAGCGGGTGAGACAGTGGTCGTCTCATTTGATCATAAAGGAGGGACAGACAATGACTGAGTTTAAAGATAAAGTGATTTACCAGATCTATATGAAATCTTTTAGGGATTCAGACCATGACGGCTTTGGTGATTTAAAAGGGGTGACAGAAAAACTGGATTATCTGCAGGAACTGGGCGTTGACATTCTCTGGCTGACTCCGTTTTTCTCATCTCCCCAGAATGACAATGGTTATGATATTTCAGATTATTACAGCATTGATCCGTTGTTCGGGACGATGCAAGACTTGGAAGAATTGATAAGGGAAGCAGAACAAAGAGGCCTGAGCCTGATGTTTGATATGGTGTTTAACCATACGTCCACAGAACATGAATGGTTTCGTAAGGCGGTTTCGGGGGATCCGGAATACATGGACTATTATATATTCAAAGACGGGGACCCGGACACACCTCCCACGAACTGGATCTCCAAATTTGGAGGACCGGCATGGGAGTATCTGCCGAACCTTGGTAAATGGTATCTTCATCTGTTTGACAAAACCCAGGCTGATTTAAACTGGAATAATCCCAAGGTGAGGGAGGAACTAAAGCAGGTGGTCCGTTTCTGGAAAGAAAAAGGGATCAAGGGGTTTCGGTTCGATGTGGTCAACCTGATCTCAAAACCGGAGGTTTTTCAGGATGACATGAAAGGTGACGGCCGGAGGTTTTATACAGACGGTCCTCATGTACACGAGTTTTTAAAAGAGTTGGTGAGGGATACAAAGATTGAGGATATGGTCACTGTGGGCGAAATGTCCTCAACGGATATTAAAAACTGTATCAGATACTCCAGGCCCGAGGAGAAAGAATTGTCCATGTGTTTTAACTTCCACCACTTAAAGATTGATTATAAGAGCGGGGATAAATGGGAGCTGATGGACCCGGATCGTTTGGAATTGAAACGGCTTTTGGAAGACTGGCAGCTTAATATGCAGGAGCAAAACGGATGGAATGCCGTGTTTTGGTGTAACCATGACCAGCCCCGGATCGTTTCCAGATTGGGGGATGACAAAAGGTATTGGAAAGAGTCAGCGAAAATGCTGGCTGCCTGTATCCATCTGCTTAGGGGAACCCCTTATATTTACCAGGGGGAAGAGATCGGCATGACAAATCCGGGGTTTATGGAGATCGGACAGTACCGGGATGTGGAAAGCCTGAATTATTACCGGATCATGAGAGAACAGGGAAAAACGGAGCAGGAGGCGCTGGAAGTGTTAAGGGCCAGATCCAGGGACAATGGCAGGACACCGATGCAGTGGTCCAGTGATAAGTTTGCTGGTTTTTCTGACAAAGAACCATGGATCTCCATACCGGACAATTACCAAACCATCAATGCAAAAGCACAAAGAAGGGATCCTGACTCAGTGTATGCTTTTTACCAAAAACTGATCCGCCTGCGGAAGGAAAGATCTGTGATCGCAGACGGACAGATTGAATTTCTTTTCAGGGAGCACCCGGATGTGATGGCCTACAGGCGCTTTCATGATCAGGAAGAAATACTGGCCTTTCATAACCTGACAAAAAAAGAGGTTGTTCTGCCTTTAGAAAGCGGGGCCAAGGAGTACAGACTTGTACTTGGGAACTATGGAGAGCTGTTGACCGGGCAGGGGGCTTTAATCCTGAGACCTTATGAGACGGCGGCGATAGAAGCATATTGACATTACAGAGAAAAAGACAGCAGTTTGGACTGCTGTCTTTTTCTCGTTGGCTGATTCAGTTCATACAAAAGGAACAGCATTTTTTCCACATGGCATAGAGGTTCAGGTCTGCCTGGATGCCCGGAACAGTCATACCCGGAAGGTAGGAGATGCCATTGCCGCAGGGGTCTGTATTCCAGCCCAGGAAACGGTACCCTTTCCTTACTGGGCGCTGTCTTGATATGAGGAAGCTGCTGCCTTCCTCCACCGTGAGAGGCCATGGGACACAGTGAGCCATAGGACAGCAGGATTCATTGCCGTGGTAAGAGACAGTATAAGAGCTGACTGCCTCCCAACGGGCGTAGAGTGTCAAATCCCCGGTGCTTCCCTGGGGAATGATAGTGATGCGGCTGCCCCCGGAAGGAGCGTCAAACCAGCCGAGAAAACGGTAGCCCGGAAGAGGACCGGGTGCGTTCAGACGGATATCCGGGGTATTGATCGTATAAGACGAAAGGTTCGTATGGGAGGCACCCATCAGGTTTTCGTAGTGGATCGTGTAATTGACCGGTGCCAGCAGAACCTGGGTCCTATCCTCACTAAGGCGGATTTCCCAGCCGTCAAATCCGGCAGGAGGCTTTCGGAAAGCATCGGCATCAGTCTGGGTGAGAAGAGGATAGGAAGCTGTGCCTTCCCCCACCACAATAGGGGTACCCTGTGCATTGGGAGTCACATACCCTGAGTTTTCCAACTGTATGAGAGATCCTGTACTTAAGGAGCCCTGGATCTTTACAACGGCGGACCGGTTATCCAGATAGACTCCGTTAGAAATCTCGCGTTCCCCGCCCGTATACAGAGAGCCTTCGTTGTAGATATCCTGCCCATAGGAAGAAGCTGTATTCGGGCGGTCTTTGCCAAACACGTTGGAACCTATGACTGTCGTATCGGAAGAGGAGGCATTGTAGATGCCTCCTCCAACGGTGGCGTGGTTGGCATACAAGGAACCGGCAGTCAGTGACAGGATTCCGCCCAGATTGTTGTAAAAAGCGCCTCCATATTCTGCCTGGTTATTATATACACTTCCGCCTGTCAAAGAGAAGACACTTCTGTCATGATTCCACACACCGCCTCCGTACTCTGAAGAACGGTTGTCGTGGATACTGCCGCCCGTCATGGAAACACTGGTCTGCTCAGAGGCGCTCAGTCCGCCTCCATAGCCAAGGGCACTGTTGTATGCGATCTCAGTGTCATCCTGGATGGTCACCTTTCCGGGCACAATGCATAGACCTCCGCCGTGGTTTCCGAACGTGCTGGCCTTTGCATCAGCCCGGTTGTAAGTAATCTTGGTCTGACCGGTTAAAAACAGGGAGCCGTTGTCGCTGTTGAAATAGATGCCCCCTCCGTTTCCCTGTTCCGTACTGTTTTCAGTCACGATGCAAGATCCGGCAAGAGTCAGGGTATCATGGCTGCCACCGTTCCAGATACCGCCGCCGCTGTTCTCGCGGGCAGTGTTTCCTGAGACCGTGCAGTCCGTCAGAGTGGTCTTAAGTGTTCCGGCATTGGAGCCGATGCGGAGGCCGCCGCCTTCCTGGCCCGCAGTGTTTCCAGAAACAGTAGAGTCTGTCATTGCGATTTGGGCAGAAGTCCCTGCTGCTAAGTTTGCATAGTACATACCGCCGCCGTAGGCGTCTGCCGTATTATCTTTTAGGATCGTCTGGCCGAATTGCAAAGAGGCAGTACCCAAACTACTCACAAGGAGCCCGCCGCCGTTGGATCCGGCAAGATTGCCGCCCACAGTGGTTCCGTCTGCTTTGAACGTCAAGTTTCCCGGACCTCCTGCCAGAAACATGCCGCCGCCTGCGGCCGATGCCTGGTTATTGAGAAGCCGGACGCTGTCAAATGAAACATCTGTCTTAGCCTGGCTGGATTGATTTTGTATCCAGAGTCCGCCCCCGGAACCAGAGGTTCCCCCGGCGGCACTGTTGCTTTCAAATCCGGCCCCGGAGACTGTGACGGAAACATCGGCGTCAGCCAGGAGATAGATGCCGCCTCCGGTCCCAGCCAAATTGCCGGAGACCGATGCATTGTCTACGTCCATCAAGCCGCTTCCTGAAGGAACAGTCATAAAGATTCCTCCGCCGTTCTGGGAAGCCGTATTTTTTGTTACAGAACTGTTTTCTGTCATGCTCAGCCGATCCCCTGAATTGGAGGCATAATAGTAAATCCCTCCGCCGCTGCCAGCCTGGTTTTGGGAGATCAGACAGTTACCGGACAGTGTAAGAAGGGAGGGGGCACTGGCTCCGTCCCTGTAGCCGGAAAAGGTGACCCCGCCTCCGGCACCGGAAACGGCATTATTGGTAATATGGGCTTCACCTCCTATGGAAAGAGAAGAAGATACACCCTCTGTATAGGAACGGCAGAAGATGCCGCCGCCGCTGACTGCAGTATTGCCGTCGATAAGAGACTGGCCCGCAATGGTACAGCGGTCCTGTGAGTTCATGGAATTGACCATAATGCCGCCGCCGTTTGAGACTGTGTGGCAGCCGGTGATCTCTGCATTGCCATCCATGACAAGTGTGTTTGCTGCAAAAACACTGCTGGTGAGATTGACAGCCCCGCCTTGGGATGCCGCATTGTTATTCTGGAGAACAGATCCTGTAGCCAGGTGAAGGGAGCCTCCCGTGACATAGACAAGGGAGCGGTTGGCCGTATTGCCAATCTCATGGGACGATTTGTTTCCATCGATGATGATATTTTGAAACGTCAGGGAGCCGCCGCTGACCCGGAAGAGGTAGCTGAAATATGA
Coding sequences within:
- a CDS encoding InlB B-repeat-containing protein, with translation MAQVSTQRELQSALSAKESLIQVTAGFPISSQINITYGVTIESLTSNNIFTLTKDASYFSYLFRVSGGSLTFQNIIIDGNKSSHEIGNTANRSLVYVTGGSLHLATGSVLQNNNAASQGGAVNLTSSVFAANTLVMDGNAEITGCHTVSNGGGIMVNSMNSQDRCTIAGQSLIDGNTAVSGGGIFCRSYTEGVSSSLSIGGEAHITNNAVSGAGGGVTFSGYRDGASAPSLLTLSGNCLISQNQAGSGGGIYYYASNSGDRLSMTENSSVTKNTASQNGGGIFMTVPSGSGLMDVDNASVSGNLAGTGGGIYLLADADVSVTVSGAGFESNSAAGGTSGSGGGLWIQNQSSQAKTDVSFDSVRLLNNQASAAGGGMFLAGGPGNLTFKADGTTVGGNLAGSNGGGLLVSSLGTASLQFGQTILKDNTADAYGGGMYYANLAAGTSAQIAMTDSTVSGNTAGQEGGGLRIGSNAGTLKTTLTDCTVSGNTARENSGGGIWNGGSHDTLTLAGSCIVTENSTEQGNGGGIYFNSDNGSLFLTGQTKITYNRADAKASTFGNHGGGLCIVPGKVTIQDDTEIAYNSALGYGGGLSASEQTSVSMTGGSIHDNRSSEYGGGVWNHDRSVFSLTGGSVYNNQAEYGGAFYNNLGGILSLTAGSLYANHATVGGGIYNASSSDTTVIGSNVFGKDRPNTASSYGQDIYNEGSLYTGGEREISNGVYLDNRSAVVKIQGSLSTGSLIQLENSGYVTPNAQGTPIVVGEGTASYPLLTQTDADAFRKPPAGFDGWEIRLSEDRTQVLLAPVNYTIHYENLMGASHTNLSSYTINTPDIRLNAPGPLPGYRFLGWFDAPSGGSRITIIPQGSTGDLTLYARWEAVSSYTVSYHGNESCCPMAHCVPWPLTVEEGSSFLISRQRPVRKGYRFLGWNTDPCGNGISYLPGMTVPGIQADLNLYAMWKKCCSFCMN
- the treR gene encoding trehalose operon repressor encodes the protein MPKSIFETIYKDLKEKIEAQQYIYQELLPSENTMVEIYGCSRNTIRRAVKLLAESGYVQSMHGKGVRVIYQPVDQTSFTIGGIESFKESAARNHRNAFTKVVLFTELLADERISKKTGFLKGSELYYIQRVRYLDKKALILDVNMFLKSAVPGLTKEIAEHSVYDYIEQELGMQIVTSKRKMTVEHSTQIDEKYMELGDYHCLAVITSQTFNSDGVMFEYTQSRHRPDYFCFQDTAVRKR
- the treC gene encoding alpha,alpha-phosphotrehalase, translating into MTEFKDKVIYQIYMKSFRDSDHDGFGDLKGVTEKLDYLQELGVDILWLTPFFSSPQNDNGYDISDYYSIDPLFGTMQDLEELIREAEQRGLSLMFDMVFNHTSTEHEWFRKAVSGDPEYMDYYIFKDGDPDTPPTNWISKFGGPAWEYLPNLGKWYLHLFDKTQADLNWNNPKVREELKQVVRFWKEKGIKGFRFDVVNLISKPEVFQDDMKGDGRRFYTDGPHVHEFLKELVRDTKIEDMVTVGEMSSTDIKNCIRYSRPEEKELSMCFNFHHLKIDYKSGDKWELMDPDRLELKRLLEDWQLNMQEQNGWNAVFWCNHDQPRIVSRLGDDKRYWKESAKMLAACIHLLRGTPYIYQGEEIGMTNPGFMEIGQYRDVESLNYYRIMREQGKTEQEALEVLRARSRDNGRTPMQWSSDKFAGFSDKEPWISIPDNYQTINAKAQRRDPDSVYAFYQKLIRLRKERSVIADGQIEFLFREHPDVMAYRRFHDQEEILAFHNLTKKEVVLPLESGAKEYRLVLGNYGELLTGQGALILRPYETAAIEAY
- the treP gene encoding PTS system trehalose-specific EIIBC component encodes the protein MGKYSQDAKELLRLVGGKSNIAAVTHCVTRMRFVLNDPGKADVKNIESMKTVKGTFTQAGQFQVIIGNAVSEFYKDFTEEAGIEGVSKDSVKQAAKKNQNLLQRGVAVVAEIFAPLIPAIIVGGLILGFRNCIDSMYIFENGTKTLCDISQFWKGIDSFLWLIGEAVFHMLPVGICWSVTKKMGTTQMLGIVLGLTLVSGQLLNAYSVASTAAADIPFWDFGFFKVDMIGYQAQVLPAILAALTLVYLERFFRKITPQVVSMIVVPFFSLVLSVIAAHFILGPIGWKIGSAISSVVYAGITGSFKVVFGAVFGFVYAPLVITGLHHMTNAIDLQLIADYKGTMLWPMIALSNIAQGSAVLAMCFLQRKKADAQEVNVPACVSCYLGVTEPAIFGVNLKYAFPFVCGMIGSSVAAVISVATKTAANAIGVGGIPGILSIKPASMLSFAAGMAAAVVIPFILTLIVGKKKGIGAEQEEETKTEVETDLKAYVSGKVIPLKDVKDGVFSEGVMGEGLAVLPDEGTVYAPASGTISVVMEESKHACGISLENGMELLLHIGIDTVAMGGAGFEYRITQGQKVKAGDPLIKFDREKIKKAGYSDAVICVMPEQGNTENLKIYTGMQAKAGETVVVSFDHKGGTDND